The following are from one region of the Plutella xylostella chromosome 21, ilPluXylo3.1, whole genome shotgun sequence genome:
- the LOC105394663 gene encoding valacyclovir hydrolase isoform X2, translating to MNSAVIKLTKISTNKRLFMFKLSYHSQEKVEWDEGISSHRVQVGPHSLHYLRAGHGPDTLLLIPGALGFGWSNFKHQLLGFDRDFFTTIAYDPPGSGYSRPPEKTFPSYEEEAETVAQFMEV from the exons atgaactcagccgtaataaaattaactaaaatcaGCACAAACAAacgtttatttatgtttaaattatcaTATCACAGTCAAGAAAAG GTCGAGTGGGACGAGGGCATTTCATCCCACCGCGTGCAGGTGGGCCCCCACAGCTTGCACTACCTTCGAGCGGGACATGGTCCAGACACACTGCTCCTGATACCAGGAGCCCTGGGCTTCGGCTGGAGCAACTTCAAGCATCAGCTACTAGGATTCGACAGGGACTTCTTCACCACCATCGCCTATGACCCGCCAGGGAGCGGCTACAGCAGGCCGCCAGAGAAAACATTCCCGTCTTACGAAGAGGAAGCTGAGACTGTCGCGCAATTCATGGAA gTCTAG
- the LOC105394663 gene encoding valacyclovir hydrolase isoform X1 codes for MYSVYGKENLPKLWRKFSDFNECILKEKRGNICLHLLKDIKCPTQLICGQKDPLTKIENGWLLHALIENSRIHIYPEGKHNLQNKYPEDFNVRVQDFLKADEELSGITLTTSQFLRDDEEDNNKIANANFF; via the exons ATGTACAGCGTATATGGAAAGGAAAACTTACCTAAGTTGTGGAGGAAATTTAGTGATTTCAATGAATGTATACTTAAAGAGAAGCGCGGCAATATCTGCCTCCACTTGCTGAAAGACATCAAGTGTCCCACGCAGCTGATATGCGGACAAAAAGACCCGTTGACTAAGATTGAGAACGGCTGGTTACTGCACGCTTTAATTGAGAACTCCAG gatacATATATACCCAGAAGGCAAACACAACCTGCAAAACAAATATCCTGAAGACTTTAATGTAAGAGTGCAGGATTTCCTGAAGGCTGATGAGGAATTGTCGGGGATTACGCTGACAACATCGCAGTTCCTGAGAGATGATGAAgaggataataataaaatagcgaatgcaaactttttttaa
- the LOC119693218 gene encoding valacyclovir hydrolase, protein MNSAVIRLTKCSSTKCLAMFQLSYHSQPKVALDEGISSHRVQVGPHRLHYLRAGHGPHTLLLIPGVLGFGWSNFKHQLLGFDRDLFTTIAFDPPGNGYSRPPEKTFPPLEVEAETVAQFMEALGVESASVLGYSSGGRTAMVLAALHQRLVKKLVLASTHAFILPDEYKYSRSLDCIEETWNEKEKNILYGVYGKENLPKLWRQFNDFNERILKEQRGNVCLHLLKDIKCPTQLICGQKDPLTKVENSWLLHALIENSRIHVYPEGKHSNQIKYAEDFNMRVQDFLMADEELSGTNLRDDEEDIKLAKANFF, encoded by the exons ATGAACTCAGCCGTAATAAGATTAACTAAATGCAGCTCTACCAAATGTTTGGCTATGTTTCAATTATCATACCATAGTCAACCGAAG GTCGCTTTGGATGAAGGCATTTCCTCACACCGCGTGCAGGTGGGCCCCCACCGCCTACACTACCTGCGCGCGGGGCATGGCCCACACACGCTGCTCCTCATACCAGGGGTCCTTGGCTTCGGCTGGAGCAACTTCAAGCACCAGCTCCTGGGCTTCGACAGAGACCTCTTCACCACCATCGCCTTTGACCCGCCAGGGAACGGCTACAGCAGACCACCAGAGAAAACCTTCCCGCCTTTGGAAGTGGAGGCCGAGACTGTCGCACAATTCATGGAG GCACTAGGGGTGGAGTCTGCGTCGGTGCTGGGCTACAGCTCCGGGGGCCGCACCGCCATGGTGCTGGCGGCTCTGCATCAGCGTCTGGTGAAGAAACTTGTGCTGGCCTCCACACATGCCTTCATCCTACCCGATGAGTACAAGTATTCCAGAA GTCTTGATTGTATAGAAGAAACGTGGAatgagaaagaaaaaaatatattgtacgGCGTATACGGAAAAGAAAACTTACCCAAGTTGTGGAGACAATTTAATGATTTTAATGAACGTATACTTAAAGAACAACGTGGCAATGTCTGCCTCCACTTGCTGAAAGACATCAAGTGTCCCACACAACTGATATGCGGACAAAAAGACCCGTTGACTAAAGTTGAGAATTCCTGGTTACTGCACGCCTTAATTGAGAACTCCAG AATACATGTATATCCTGAAGGCAAACATAgcaatcaaatcaaatatgcTGAAGACTTTAACATGAGAGTGCAAGATTTCCTGATGGCTGATGAAGAATTGTCGGGAACTAACTTAAGGGATGATGAAGAGGATATTAAATTAGCAAAAGCCAATTTCTTTTGA